The Malus domestica chromosome 10, GDT2T_hap1 genome contains a region encoding:
- the LOC103445816 gene encoding protein PHOTOPERIOD-INDEPENDENT EARLY FLOWERING 1 isoform X1 — protein sequence MASKGPRSKLDHEPRPKRQKALETASEPRRPKAHWDHVLEEMIWLSKDFESERKWKLAQAKKVALRASKGMLDQATRGERKLKEEEQRLKKIAVNISKDVKKFWLKIEKLVLYKHQMELDEKKKKALDKQLEFLLGQTERYSTMLAENLGDSYKPVQQYPTQGQPSIQFKEMDKNDTNKSTELNAEPDTERADIDVDDDDYDVQSEDRTEDDDENTIEEDEALFTEQERKEELAALQNEVDLPLGELLKQYPMEKDGLSVSPESSTEKGEDATEMTSGDDGAEMTSIEEEHGMSPGKNEDGAELILLGKKDDMSPGKDEDGKEMTSVEEERVKQDEDGTKMTSVGEEKGMCSEKVEDAAEITSVGEEPGEKSDIFVSDITEKINSDVVTGRRCVQSNGGLSISESHLSEIEINEDKNHSEAPVQLAKGQMRYDFNDEHEDGDFILAAGEEQDDETTLSEEEELEKADTNDRMDEIALLQKESEVPLQELLARYKKDLNSDEVADGESEYGSALSEDFVDSSSLEDLEPKQDDYMDEDIDSGEHQPALDSPTEEHSASITKISEGGKDSENRLEDAAAAARSAQPTGNTFSTTNVRTKFPFLLKFPLREYQHIGLDWLVTMYEKRLNGILADEMGLGKTIMTIALLAHLACEKGIWGPHLIVVPTSVMLNWETEFLKWCPAFKILTYFGSAKERKLKRQGWLKPNSFHICITTYRLVIQDSKVFKRKKWKYLILDEAHLIKNWKSQRWQTLLNFNSKRRILLTGTPLQNDLMELWSLMHFLMPHVFQSHQEFKDWFSNPISGMVEGQERVNKEVLDRLHNVLRPFILRRLKRDVEKQLPMKHEHVIYCRLSKRQRNLYEDFIASSETQATLASANFFGMISIIMQLRKVCNHPDLFEGRPIVSSYDMGGIYTQLSSSVCSILLPGPFSAVDLKGLGFLFTHLDFTMNSWESDEVKALATPSNSIKERVELINLEDIGGLKHRKKLHGTNIFEEIHKAIMEERLRQAKEHAAAVAWWNSLRCDRKPIYSTSLRELVTVRHPVFDIHCHKANPISYMHSSKLADIVLSPVERFQKTIDLVESFLFAIPAARAPPPVCWCNKSVSSVFLHPAYKQKCSEYLSPLLSPFRPAIVRRQVYFPDRRLIQFDCGKLQELAVLLRKLKSEGHRALIFTQMTKMLDTLEAFINLYGYTYMRLDGSTPPEERQTLMQRFNTNPKIFLFILSTRSGGVGINLVGADTVIFYDSDWNPAMDQQAQDRCHRIGQTREVNIYRLISQSTIEENILKKANQKRALDDLVIQSGGYNTEFFKKLDPMELFSGLRALPVKNMQKEKNHNTTEVSLSNADLEAALKHAEDEADYMALKKVEQEEAVDNQEFTEEAIVRLEDDELVNEDDVKIDEPADRGGCVASSSKENGVDPNEGRAHTVACREDDVDMMADVKQMAAAAAAAGQEISSFGDQLRPIDRYAIRFLELWDPIIDKKAVESQARFEETEWELDRIEKYKEEMEAEIDEDEEPLVYETWDADFATEAYRQQVEALAQIQLEELEYEAKLKEDEAEENCDSMKNEMPIDPKPKTKKKSKKAKFKSLKKQSLASELKPLKGELQAEPISIDEDSLSHEMVTYSDTESPRSSVQRKRKKAEVIPVGEEKSSKKKSKKLKKSTLEICPTEFDTNLSTMDHDEVTESKPCESMVEFDHKPASRSKMGGKISITSMPVKRILLIKPEKLKKGNIWSRDCIPSPDFWLSQEDAMLCAVVHEYGPHWSLVSDVLYGMTTGGFYRGRYRHPIHCCERFRELIQRYVLSIPDNPNYEKVNNIGSGKALLKVTEDNIRMLLNVAADQPNTEFLIQKHFTALLSAVWKVTSHKDRRKNLPSSQNGLYFGGSIFSPSNQKSQTPMMERTERMKLTNFGHSTKLVAAALNDASNRQGTKLVPAALNDASSRCDNDTVFRPNLGKDSSIESERLDITLEFQGAKDDTMDELPSVLNLSISDSDRFPLLNKATEDHHLRKSSNVNLAENRFRTATRTCNEDAMGWASSVFPTNDLRSRSMSKLPTTGKHKLVFSDSVRPSKSKIRKSSVEHGEMRNFVSEQVLPPFPMAAPLNPNPRFDLNTPIDEDAGIYELESNSFSCLDESLLEMETFGVLPHEYVPGLIGGLDDEQLPEYTDIG from the exons ATGGCTTCCAAAGGTCCAAGGTCCAAGCTTGATCATGAACCCAGACCTAAGCGCCAAAAG GCCCTTGAAACTGCAAGTGAACCTCGTCGGCCAAAAGCTCACTGGGATCATGTTttagaagagatgatatggctTTCAAAG GATTTCGAGTcagagagaaaatggaaattAGCTCAGGCGAAGAAAGTTGCTTTAAGAGCCAGCAAGGGCATGCTAGATCAGGCTACAAGGGGAGAAAGGAAATTGAAG GAGGAAGAGCAACGGCTAAAGAAGATTGCAGTCAATATATCGAAGGATGTAAAGAAATTCTGGCTGAAAATAGAAAAGCTG GTGCTTTACAAGCATCAGATGGAACTtgatgagaaaaagaaaaaggcactTGATAAGCAGCTTGAGTTCCTTCTAGGTCAAACTGAGAG GTACTCAACAATGTTGGCAGAAAATCTTGGGGACAGCTACAAGCCTGTTCAGCAATATCCTACACAAGGTCAACCAAGTATCCAATTCAAAGAGATGGACAAAAATGATACTAACAAATCAACCGAATTGAATGCCG AACCTGACACTGAAAGAGCCGACATTGacgttgatgatgatgattatgACGTACAGTCTGAAGATAGAACT GAGGATGATGATGAGAACACTATTGAGGAAGATGAGGCTCTTTTTACTGAACAAGAAAGGAAGGAAGAGTTGGCTGCTTTACAGAATGAAGTAGATCTTCCACTTGGGGAGCTACTCAAACAATATCCTATGGAGAAAG ATGGACTTTCAGTTAGCCCAGAAAGTAGTACAGAAAAGGGTGAAGATGCTACAGAAATGACATCAGGAGACGATGGAGCAGAAATGACCTCAATAGAGGAAGAGCATGGTATGTCTCCTGGTAAGAATGAGGATGGTGCAGAACTGATCTTGTTGGGGAAAAAGGATGATATGTCTCCAGGGAAGGATGAAGATGGCAAAGAAATGACTTCGGTGGAGGAAGAGCGTGTTAAACAGGATGAAGATGGCACAAAAATGACCTCAGTTGGAGAAGAGAAGGGTATGTGTTCAGAAAAGGTTGAAGATGCCGCAGAAATAACCTCAGTGGGGGAGGAACCTG GTGAAAAAAGTGATATTTTTGTGTCCGATATAACCGAGAAAATCAACTCAGATGTTGTCACTGGTCGTCGTTGT GTGCAAAGTAATGGCGGTTTGTCCATTTCAGAAAGCCATTTATCAGAGATTGAGATAAATGAAGATAAAAATCATTCAGAAGCGCCTGTACAGCTTGCCAAAGGACAGATGCGATATGATTTTAATGATGAACAT GAAGATGGTGACTTCATTCTTGCTGCTGGAGAAGAACAG GATGATGAGACAACCTTATCAGAGGAGGAGGAACTGGAAAAAGCAGATACCAATGACCGTATGGATGAG ATTGCCTTACTGCAGAAGGAGAGTGAAGTTCCTTTACAGGAACTGCTTGCAAGGTATAAAAAG GATTTAAACAGTGATGAAGTTGCAGATGGTGAATCTGAATATGGCTCTGCTCTATCAGAGGATTTTGTGGATTCTTCATCTCTTGAAGACCTTGAACCAAAGCAAGATGATTATATGGATGAAGATATTGACTCTGGTGAACACCAGCCAGCTCTTGATTCTCCTACTGAAGAACACAGTGCAAGTATAACTAAGATTTCAGAAGGGGGAAAAGACAGTGAAAACAGACTTGAGGATGCGGCTGCTGCTGCTAGATCTGCACAGCCAACTGGAAACACCTTCTCCACAACCAATGTCCGCACAAAGTTCccctttcttcttaagttcccTCTACGTGAGTATCAGCATATTGGCTTGGATTGGCTTGTAACGATGTATGAGAAAAGACTGAATGGGATTCTAGCCGACGAGATGGGGCTTGGGAAGACAATCATGACAATTGCTTTGCTTGCACACCTAGCATGTGAAAAGGGAATATGGGGTCCTCATCTTATTGTGGTCCCAACTAGTGTAATGCTTAATTGGGAGACTGAGTTTCTTAAATGGTGTCCAGCTTTCAAAATCCTAACTTATTTTGGAAGTGCTAAAGAGCGCAAGTTGAAAAGGCAAGGCTGGTTGAAACCCAACTCATTTCATATATGCATAACGACATACAGACTGGTTATTCAAGATTCAAAAGTTTTCAAGCGGAAGAAGTGGAAGTACTTGATTTTAGATGAAGCCCATCTGATTAAAAATTGGAAGTCTCAGAGGTGGCAGACTCTTTTGAACTTCAATTCCAAACGGCGCATTTTGTTAACTGGTACTCCTCTGCAAAATGATCTCATGGAACTTTGGTCTCTAATGCATTTCTTGATGCCCCATGTATTTCAGTCTCATCAGGAATTCAAGGATTGGTTCTCTAATCCAATATCAGGGATGGTTGAGGGGCAAGAAAGAGTAAATAAAGAAGTTCTTGATCGTCTGCATAATGTTCTTCGTCCATTCATTCTCCGTCGTTTAAAACGAGATGTGGAGAAGCAGCTCCCTATGAAACATGAGCATGTCATATACTGTAGACTCTCCAAGAGGCAGCGTAACTTGTATGAAGACTTCATTGCTAGCTCCGAAACACAAGCAACTCTTGCAAGTGCCAATTTTTTTGGAATGATAAGTATTATAATGCAACTTCGTAAAGTATGCAATCATCCTGACTTATTTGAAGGTCGTCCAATTGTCAGTTCCTATGATATGGGGGGTATTTACACACAATTGAGTTCTTCAGTATGTTCAATTCTTTTACCTGGACCCTTTTCTGCGGTAGACCTTAAGGGTTTGGGGTTTTTATTTACTCATTTAGATTTTACAATGAATTCTTGGGAGAGTGATGAAGTTAAAGCTCTTGCTACGCCATCAAATTCAATCAAGGAGCGTGTTGAACTGATTAATCTTGAAGATATTGGTGGACTTAAACATCGCAAGAAGTTGCATGGTACCAATATTTTTGAAGAGATTCATAAAGCAATTATGGAGGAGAGACTAAGACAAGCAAAGGAACATGCTGCAGCTGTTGCATGGTGGAATTCCTTGAGGTGCGACAGGAAACCCATATACTCAACAAGCCTAAGGGAGCTTGTTACAGTAAGACATCCTGTTTTTGATATTCATTGTCACAAGGCTAATCCTATATCCTACATGCACTCCTCAAAGCTTGCTGATATAGTCCTTTCACCAGTGGAGCGCTTCCAGAAAACGATTGACCTGGTTGAAAGCTTCTTGTTTGCAATCCCTGCTGCGCGAGCGCCACCACCTGTATGTTGGTGCAATAAGTCTGTAAGTTCTGTGTTTCTGCATCCAGCTTATAAGCAGAAATGCTCTGAATACTTGTCTCCACTTTTATCACCGTTCAGACCTGCTATTGTTCGAAGGCAAGTATATTTTCCTGACAGGCGACTTATACAATTTGACTGTGGTAAATTGCAAGAGCTTGCAGTTTTACTTAGAAAACTAAAGTCAGAAGGTCACAGAGCACTAATATTCACTCAGATGACCAAGATGCTTGATACCTTGGAGGCTTTCATCAATCTGTATGGTTACACATATATGCGTTTAGATGGATCCACTCCGCCCGAGGAGAGGCAGACTTTAATGCAGCGGTTTAACACGAATCCAaaaatttttcttttcatattgTCAACCCGTAGTGGGGGTGTGGGTATTAACCTAGTTGGGGCAGACACTGTTATCTTTTATGATAGTGACTGGAATCCTGCTATGGACCAACAAGCTCAAGATCGATGCCACCGTATTGGACAGACACGTGAAGTAAATATTTATCGGTTGATCAGTCAGAGTACCATTGAAGAAAATATCCTGAAGAAGGCAAATCAGAAGCGTGCACTTGATGATCTAGTTATACAGAGTGGGGGCTACAACACTGAATTCTTCAAAAAGCTTGACCCAATGGAGCTTTTCTCTGGTCTTAGGGCACTTCCCGTGAAGAATATGCAAAAGGAGAAAAATCACAACACAACTGAGGTTTCTCTGTCTAATGCTGATCTTGAAGCTGCTCTAAAGCATGCAGAAGATGAAGCCGATTACATGGCATTAAAGAAAGTTGAGCAGGAAGAAGCTGTGGACAACCAAGAATTTACAGAAGAAGCCATTGTGAGATTGGAAGATGATGAATTAGTAAATGAGGACGATGTGAAGATTGATGAACCTGCAGATCGGGGTGGATGCGTGGCATCttcaagcaaagaaaatggGGTTGATCCTAATGAAGGAAGAGCTCATACTGTTGCTTGTAGAGAAGATGATGTGGACATGATGGCTGATGTCAAACAGATGGCTGCGGCTGCTGCAGCTGCAGGACAAGAAATCTCATCATTTGGCGATCAATTACGTCCAATAGATAGGTATGCAATTCGTTTTCTAGAATTGTGGGACCCAATTATAGACAAGAAAGCAGTGGAATCTCAGGCTAGGTTTGAGGAGACAGAATGGGAACTGGACCGCATTGAAAAATACAAGGAAGAAATGGAAGCTGAGATTGATGAAGATGAGGAACCTCTTGTATATGAAA CATGGGATGCTGATTTTGCAACTGAGGCATATCGGCAGCAGGTTGAGGCTTTAGCTCAAATTCAG TTGGAGGAACTGGAATACGAAGCTAAACTGAAGGAAGATGAAGCAGAGGAAAATTGTGATTCTATGAA GAATGAGATGCCAATTGATCCTAAACCAAAGACTAAGAAGAAATCGAAGAAAGCCAAATTTAAATCTCTGAAGAAGCAGTCTCTAGCTTCTGAACTGAAACCTTTGAAAGGAGAGCTACAAGCCGAACCTATATCCATAGATGaagactctctctctcatgaGATGGTTACCTATTCCGATACAGAATCACCACGTTCAAGTGTGCAGAGAAAACGTAAGAAGGCTGAAGTCATACCAGTTGGCGAAGAGAAGAGTTCAAAGAAGAAGTCTAAGAAGCTCAAGAAGTCTACTCTTGAAATATGTCCTACGGAGTTTGATACTAACCTCTCTACTATGGATCATGATGAAGTTACAGAGTCAAAACCATGTGAGAGTATGGTTGAGTTTGATCATAAGCCAGCTAGCAGAAGCAAAATGGGAGGGAAAATTTCTATCACTTCCATGCCTGTAAAGCGAATTCTACTGATTAAACCAGAGAAGCTAAAGAAGGGGAATATTTGGTCTAGAGACTGTATTCCATCACCAGATTTTTGGTTGTCACAGGAGGATGCTATGTTATGTGCTGTTGTACATGAGTATGGTCCTCATTGGAGCTTGGTTAGTGACGTGCTTTATGGAATGACCACTGGTGGGTTTTATAGGGGAAGATATCGCCATCCCATCCATTGCTGTGAGAGATTTAGGGAACTCATCCAAAGATATGTTTTGTCTATACCGGACAATCCTAACTATGAAAAAGTTAACAATATAGGATCTGGAAAGGCTCTTCTAAAAGTGACAGAG GATAATATTCGAATGTTATTAAATGTTGCCGCCGACCAGCCCAATACAGAGTTCCTCATTCAGAAACACTTCACTGCCTTGCTTTCAGCTGTCTGGAAGGTGACATCCCACAAAGACCGCCGAAAAAATCTCCCATCTTCCCAGAATGGTTTATATTTTGGGGGAAGCATTTTCAGCCCTTCCAACCAAAAGTCTCAGACTCCCATGATGGAACGTACAGAAAGAATGAAATTGACCAATTTCGGACACAGTACCAAGTTGGTAGCGGCTGCACTGAATGATGCCAGCAACAGACAGGGTACCAAGTTGGTACCAGCTGCACTTAATGATGCCAGCAGCAGGTGTGACAATGACACAGTGTTTCGTCCAAACCTGGGGAAAGATTCTTCAATTGAATCAGAACGGTTGGATATAACTCTGGAATTTCAGGGAGCAAAAGATGACACAATGGATGAATTGCCATCTGTTTTAAATTTATCAATATCTGATTCTGACCGTTTTCCATTGCTAAATAAAGCTACTGAAGATCATCATCTAAGGAAATCAAGCAATGTAAATTTGGCTGAGAACCGTTTCAG GACCGCAACAAGAACTTGCAATGAAGATGCCATGGGATGGGCTTCATCGGTATTCCCAACAAATGATCTCAGGTCTCGGTCAATGTCAAAGTTACCGACCACGGGAAAGCACAAACTTGTCTTCTCTGATTCCGTTAGACCTTCCAAATCGAAGATCAGAAAAAGTTCAGTGGAGCATGGTGAGATGCGTAACTTCGTTTCTGAGCAGGTACTCCCCCCTTTCCCAATGGCTGCACCACTGAATCCAAATCCGAGGTTTGACCTGAACACCCCCATCGATGAGGATGCTGGAATTTATGAATTGGAAAGCAATTCCTTTTCTTGCCTTGACGAGTCTTTGCTGGAAATGGAAACCTTCGGAGTTCTCCCACATGAATACGTTCCTGGCTTGATTGGAGGCCTCGATGATGAACAATTGCCAGAATATACCGACATTGGGTAA